The sequence GCACTTAAGACACAGTGCAACCTGGGCGACGTGCAAATTATGATCCGTCTAAGGAAAGCATATAGTGGCACACAGACCGCGTTGATTCGTCTACCAACAATTGCTGCTAACAAGGCATTGGAGGTAGGTAAAATAACGATCGGATGGTCGCGGTGTTTACTGAGAGCTGTACCGCGAGTGGAAAAGAGAGCGGAAAGATGCTTCAAGTGCTTGGACTTTGGACATCGAGCAGGAGCTTGTAAAGGCCCCGACAGATCCAAAATGTGCTGGAAATGTGGAGGGATGGGTCATGTTGCGAGAGACTGCACGCAAAAACCGAAGTGTATGCTTTGCACTTCGGAGGAGGGAGATGATCATCAGACTGGTAGCTTCAAGTGCCCTGTCTACAAGAGGGCGACTGCGGGCCAACAGTAATGGAGATAACTCAGATAAATCTGAATCATTGTGATACCGCACAGCAACTGTTATGGCAGTCAATGACAGAAACGAAGTGCGATGTTGCGATAATCTCAGAGCCGTATCAAGTTCCCCCTGATAACGGCAACTGGGTGTCAGATAGAACAGGAATGGCCGCGATACACGTCATGGGAAGATTCCCTATACAGGAAGTGGTCGAGAGCGCAAGTGAAGGCTTCGTGATTGCTAAGATTAACGGCGTCTTTGTATGCAGTTGCTATACCCCTCCGAGGTGGACAGTGGAGCAGTTTAGCCAGGTGCTGGAACAATTGACCAATAAGCTAATCGGACGAAAACCAGTAGTCATAGGAggagacttcaatgcctgggcggtGGAATGGGGCAGCAGAGTAACCAATGCAAGAGGATACATCCTGCAGGAAGCTTTAGCAAAGTTAGAAGTACGATTGTGTAATGAAGGCTCCGTTAGTACATTTCGGAAAGACGGTAGAGAGTCGATCATCGACGTCACGTTCTGCAGTCCTAATCTGGCAGCAAACATGAATTGGAAAGTGAGCGAGGAATACACTCATAGCGATCACCAAGCGATACACTATCGCATCGGCCAACGAATCCCAGTGGCGACACGGAGAAGCATTACCGATGGGCGAAAGTGGAAGACGAAAACCTTTAACAAGGACCTCTTTATTGAGGCACTTCGACCGGACGGCGGCGTCGATAATATCGATGCGACCGAACTGAAAAGAAGAATGATGATGGCTTGCGACACcacaatgctgcgaaaatcggaGCCAACGAATAGCCGCCGCCCAGCTTACTGGTCGAACGAGACGCTCAGTACGTTACGAGCTGCTTGCCTCAGAGCCAGGAGGCGGGCCCAGAGAGCAAGGACAGAAACAGAAATAGAGGAACGCAAGTCGGCTTTACGGGAAGCCAGGTCCGCTTTCAAACGGGAGATTAAGCGTAGCAAATCAAATTGCTACAAGAGACTGTGTCGAGAAGCAGACGCCAATCCCTGGGGGGACGCATATCGAGTTGTGGTGGCGAAAATTAAGGGTCCGTCCACCGTAGCTGAGATGTGcccgaacaagttgaaagagatCGTGGAGTGTCTCTTCCCGAAGCACGACCCGACTACTTGGCCACCAACACCGTATGGGGAAGAAGAAGCCGACTCTGTTGATCGGCAAATTTCTAACGAAGAGCTTACACAAGCCGCAAAACGACTGAAAGCCAAGAAAGCTCCAGGCCCGGATGGGATACCAAACGTGGCGTTGAAAACCGCGGTTCTGGCGTATCCAgacatgttccgaactgtgttacAGAAGTGCTTGAACGAAGGCAACTTCCCAGACATGTGGAAGATCCAGAAGCTGGTGTTGCTGCCGAAGCCAGGTAAACCACCGGGTAATCCTGCCTCGTATAGGCCTATTTGCCTGCTGGACACACTTGGGAAACTCCTGGAAAGAATTATTCTCAACAGGTTGATGAAATGCACAGAAGGCGAACGAGGAttgtcgaacatgcagttcggtTTCCGTCAAGGAGTGTCGACGATTGATGCAATCCGGACAGTGCTTGAGAGCGCTGAGAAGGCGTCCAAACAGAAGCGAAGAGGTGACCGATACTGCGCCGTGGTTACAGTGGACGTGAAGAAtgctttcaacagtgccagctgggAGGCCATCGCCACAGCACTACACCGAATGCGGGTCCCAGATTATGTTTGCCGAATCCTAAAGAGCTATTTCCACAATAGAATCCTGGTGTACGATACGAACGAAGGACAGAGGTCAGTGCGAGTGACGGCGGGCGTCCCTCAGGGATCCATTCTCGGTCCGACTCTCTGGAACGCTATGTACAATGGGGTCTTGACACAGAAACTTCCCAGGAAAGTGAAAATCGTGGGCTTCGCGGACGACATATCGTTAACGGTGATGGGCGAGTCTCTGGAAGAAGTAGAGGCCTCGGTGACAGAGACGATAAGCACGATTGAGGGCTGGATGAACGGAGTCAAGTTACAAATAGCTCACCACAAAACGGAAGTGTTGTTGGTGAGCAACTGCAAGTCGATCCAGCGTATCGAGATAGATGTAGGGGGACATGCGATTTCAACTAAGCGAGCTCTGAAACTTCTCGGAGTGATGATCGACAACCGGTTGAACTTTAACTGCCATGTCGACTATGCCTGCGAGAAGTCCGCGAAGGCGATAAATGCAATAACGAGGATCATGCCAAATGTCGGTGGCCCGAAAAGCAGCACAAGACGTCTGTTAGCCAGTGTATCTTCGTCAATACTACGGTATGGTGCTCCTGCCTggggaacagcattgaaaacgaAGAGGAACCGTGAAAAGCTCAACAGAGCATTCCGGCTTATGGTCATACGAGTCACGAGCGCCTACAGGACAATATCGTCGGAAGCAGCAAGCGTTATCGCTGGAATGATCCCAATCTGCATTACCCTGGCGGAGGATATCGAGTGTTATCAGCGTAGAACCACCAGAAACGTGCGAACGATGgttcgaatcgattcgatagcgaagtggcagcaggagtgggacagtacggagaaaggtagatggactcaccggctcattccacatctgtcgccgtggatgaatagacaacacggagaggtaaacttctacctaacgcagtttctatctggccatggttgtttccggaagtatctgcatcggtgtggtcaCGCCGCGTCTCCATTTTGTCCGGAGTGTGAGTATGTTGAAGAAACACCAGAACATGTGATATTCGATTGTCCCCGGTTTGCGGAAGTACGTAGAGAAATGCCTGCTCTAAGGGTGGATAATATATCTGAGGAAATGTGTCGTGAAGAAGGCACTTGGAATGCAGTAAACAAAGTGGTAACACAGATACTCTCGGAGTTGCAGCGAATATGGAGAAGGGATCAGCGAGTAAGCGTCGGAtcgagagaacttccttcgtcggtgtagtcttgatccgtcgtcggggacaagatgagtagaccacgtcatagcatcgtaaggatacaagtatcgaaaacgtcggtttcgagagaactcccagcgtcggggaactctctgtcgcggtaggctagatccttcggcggggactagtcgagtagccaccacaacaccgacttgtgtcgtcggggcgccagccaaccagaagctaagctccaactggaatcgccggaccgacctcggcactctctcgtgtgtcccgagtggtgcaacaggggactcggtgtcggaagagcctctttcgccggggaactctccgtcggtgtagtctagatctttcttcggggattagacgagtagatcgtggcgtagcaccgttaagatagtcggggcaccagtgaaccggaagccatcctccaaccggcatcattggatcgacccaggcatccttacggtcgggccgtggacgggtatcgaaaacgtcggtttcgggagaacttccatcgtcggggaactctctgtcggtgtaggctagatccatcaccggggactagttgagcagacgccacaacaccgattcgagtcgtcggggcatcagcgaaccggacgccatgctccaaccggaatcgcagagcagacctcggcactccttcgggtgtcccgcgtggcgtaaaaggggaaactctcagtcggtgtaggctagatccatcgtcggggatcagttgagtagtgcggtgcgacgtagcggcattgggttgtcgaggcgccaaaggtggatcgagagggataaagatagaaactcaggagctcattttcttccaaatgaagaagtgcatgagcacagccgagatgtatatagagagcaggagctcattttctcccaaacgaagaagtgcatgagcacagcctcccccgaagtattgagcttagcttagttccggggggatcaaggcaagatgtccaaggtgttttagtgggtaaggttcagccagtcccactcgctggttcacaatagcggtagcttgacaactactgagcgcgtgaactgggaaagtacataagtaggtatttcaccttgtaaaaaaaaaaaaaaaaaacacacacacacacacacacacacacacacacacacacacacacacacacacacacacacacacacacacacacacacacacacacacacacacacacacacacacacacacacacacacatacacacacacacgaaggtttttcatttaaaaagaaTCTTCATAATATGCTGAGTAACttctgtgaagacatcaaacatccCAGATCAACCGTTATAACACAAGAAAAGAAAGTCAAATCTTATCAAGACCAATAGCAACAGTTGTGCAAATTATACAAAATAATGTTCGGTCCTTTttttggttttcctttaattaCCTTTTATATAATCGTTGGATCTATTGCGGTCTTCGAAAGTTTCCTTTCTTATTTAATTTCCTAATAAAATGACATACTGTTTGTTTAGTCTATACAGTGACTACCAgacgatttttatttttgtaaaatgtGAGTTCCAATACAAACTTTCAACTACGCAggcgaaaatatgttttcaacgTTTGAGTTTAAAATTTGTATATttgctacacggaacgaccgaaattagctctgcgcctaattcgtattactgtttttgaattagttgattttaacaacaaaatttccaaaataactataaaattagttaaaattgagaatttactttgctgaaaaaactcttatttttagagaatatgtttagttggtgaatatcctggacacaaaccagcaatatttcaatccaacacgaaattctcattgagaactaattttgttattaaaatcagaagatttgtttctatttatctatcaccataattacaaagaaaacaaaactgaaatgggtattattaacaagtttattagccaaaaactcacgagaagtgtcaaagcaaaacaatccattaagaagctaaaaaggacagtttttttgaaactgcttgaaaattgttttgatgtttttcgcatgtgttcgatatatctttatttgaatttctaaaccgatatgtaaaaatgtcgtaaactgttagtggaaatcgtacttattcagaatttgtgcgtacttgaagcgattgtgcgtaataatgtttttacgcggaacagtgaagtgaatttcgaatgtttcactctaattgtgatgaagtattCGTAtcaggtttttgttttccgagtgctcaaagttttcagtgagaatgaagaaaacagtgatttaaaagaaaaaaaaatcaaaaagatgtttatgtttcgtttatgtctttttctccaatacaacatcgtatttatacctgccaatatggaatagacaaccgcgtctgaaattttttcggcagtagtgtgccatctagtggctagtagtcattacggtgttaccgtttcggtgacagggcgccatatagctgcagattgcagaagccaattcaaccattcatattgattgaaaacaacattttatttctttgattcaactaaaaaactagttgaatggaaatgaaatgtgccttagctaagaaatgacagcacgtttaatttaagaattcaactaaaaaaaatagtcatttcaacaaatattttattattattaagggaatgagaataaaaaatctaaattagcaaaagtaagaattttttagttgtctcaaaaaataactaactaaaatcagcaaatcaactaaatttttcgcgaaaatgctgatttcggtcgttccgtgtatggtatccaaaaaacgtgcttaatccacctagcagtgagatgataccttttttttatcaatccgcatgtgttttttgcatgaatattcttcggtgtttcagttttcatgacattattctaatgtccgtcgattcaagtggcaatttgagattttaatcactcattactctgtaatgtcgaaactgcaaatcggatcgaatttgaatctaaaagtgtaacaatcgattaaacattccatgatatgtcgaaataatttccactttagagtttagggtaatttaaggtactaccagagccggtattcaggaaccagcataacccaaacccaatcgtatggccatatgacgattaaattgcaatatttttgagtccaactttgaatcttttcgggattgttatcttctatatcgccttgaattttaaaaattcctcatcctacaattccagaatcggaagtcagaattggataaaattggatttattttaatttgaacttttgtttctgaaattcgatttggcttttttttagaaaacgattgagctttgagaaacgattcgatactggaaacggaattcaaaattcggtatagccgaagtcagacaaatttatttgaatagctatgtagtttacatttgatttaaaatgttttaaaatcagtgcagacatctttgagaaatcgtagcgcaaattaaatttttgaataccttccgaatcgaaaactgaatacaaccaaaaatgaaataagtttttttggttatcgactatacaaatctgctaacccgatatatctgattaatttatttgaaatagacatttttatactaatcaccatgtatctctctaaaccggaagttggatctaactgaaaagcaagatgttttatagaatcttaaaacttttcatttgaatcttagatgattcttagatttcatttgaatcttagatcggttcagccatctacgagtaaaatgagttacgcagttttaatttcgtttcacatatcatcctgtagttccggaaccagaggtcggaaccaaacataattcaggagtcttgtttgggagtatacgatttttcatatggatctgagtttgtagaatacggttgagtcatctccgaaaaaaattgagtgaaattattggtcacacacggatttgttgatctcgacgaactgattcgaatggtatatggctgttattttcttccagcatttatttctgtaagtcgtttaaatcaatataattatggaattgctttcaactcgaaaattcgtctggcttacatatgtcatattcgaacgattatgttgccaaaaacgaaccgtgctaaaatcggtccgaggcaaaatatcatgttgtacacagtcttttgggtacttaaaaccaaatgtatgtaacagtataaaaaatcgtgttttatgttgttcccaagcatttctttgccagacagcgctcaaaacttctactgctggaataggggaaaagtcgtttacacaaaaatttcgatatctccgttaaaaattgacggattttaacaatctatggcttgttggataggtattatcgtgcggaatctaagtctgaaaacatattctgttttcaaggtcaattgtgacagatactgtcaaaaaactgaaaattttgacataaaacttcgtataactcaaaaagtaaacatccgatctcaaaaccattcaatagcgttttgggtgacggggagacctttcatttgcgactagtttgatcaaaatcggtccagccatttctgagatctcgacctcttagttgacaacacacatacacacacacagccatttgctcagttcgtcgagctgaatcgattgatatatgtcattcggccctccgggcctcggaaaaattttcgaaagtttgagcgatttctatacctattttttatatatataaaaaaaggtaacacgcgctgaaatttaaattttgtaacactCTTATAGACACAAGTAATTTGGAATCTTTAGGAATTCCCAGTACTTATCTTATCCGGCGAATTTTTGAAGCGGTTGCGAATCCAATTCGAATGTTGTTTATGAAACCATAGCATTAGAAAAGCCACATCTATGATAGAGTTTGACCATTGAAACGTAAGTAAACACTTGTCAAACTCATGAATCATTGATAACATGTTCCCTCCTCCGGCTTACATAGCATGACTCAAATTAGGTATCAACAACGCTTTTGGGGATATTCGAAGAtaaatcggtataattttccaagCTCAGGTTTTCATATAACAACGAGATTTTGCTCTCTGAATGCTAACAAGACGATACAATACTTGCTATCCGAAGATTATCTTTGAATCTCCATTAGCGTGCTTTCATTTACTGACGTAGTCTAGTAAAGGCAATATCGATTAAAAGTCTCCCTATCACATTATGTCAACCCGGTTGATGCTGGTATTTTATGTCTAGCGAGAAAAGCCAAACCCCATTGAACTATGCATGTCCACAACAGAGATTGCTTTGGACAGTAGAAAACTAGTTTGCCTTGCGACTGTGGTTCCGACAACCTTCATTTTTAATCGGACTGATAACTTAAACGCATTGTATTAAAAGAAAAGCATATAAAGAAATATAAATTaacgtattttttttcaaatcattccTGAGTTTTAAATTATCGTATGTTCATTTATACAAATAACGAATATTCTTTGAATGATGTCCTAAATTTCACTTTCAAAGATTATAGATATGAACAAGTCAGCTTATTAAAAGAAAATATTCAACGAAATGTAtctaatgaaacattttatcccTTTCAGAATCACAAGAGCTTAATACACCTCCCGTGATTTTAGTCGACCGAAACTGGCGAATTCGGGAAAACATCACCGTTGGTTCAATGATCAAACAGGTCGGAGCAGAAGATAGTGACAACGACGAACTGGAGTTTGGACTGGACCCATTAGGAAATGGGCAACTACAGCCATTTGTGATAGATCCGCGAAGCGGATATGTTTATCTGAATGAAAGTCTGGATGGAAAAGTGGGAGGGATTTTACAAATAAAGATGACTTTTCAGAACATTCCATTTCTTTTAGGCTGGACAGAACTTTTTCGTGTACGTCACTGTTACGGATGGTTTAGTCACATCGAAGAACGAAGTGTACGTCAACATTCTTAGCAAAAATGCCACTGATGTGTATAACTTCAGGGGACCCCAATTCACACCGGACATCAACAGCATCCGAAGGATATTGCCTCCTGGAATACACCTTCCCGGAATCAGCTCTATACCACAAGCTCCACCTCCACCGCCACCGTTTCCACCACGTCCAACGGTGCCGTTAGACAACAATCATCATTCAGTCTCATCTACTACTAAGcaaaccaaaacatatccggatagaTCATTGGAATTCAGTACCGAAGCATCGCAACCCACAAACAATGGAACCATCACTAAACTTTCTCCTGTATCCAAAAATGAAGCAACTGCCTCGGCAAGTCCCGCACCGTCAGTACCTCATCCGACATCCCCGCGCAGCAGTGGCAGTTCAATTAGTCCAAACAGAACAAAACCCGGTACGGACGAAAGCCATCAGCTTACATCGGTTTTGCCTGTTATCATCTCGGTAGTGGCCATTTTTCTGATCGCAGGCCTAGTGGCTGTTTGCATGTTCCGCAAATATCTTTGCGACATTAGCAAAACActcaaaaagaaaaacaaaatcgacAAAGCCAAAAAGTCAAACCAAAGTAATCTCAGTAGCAATATCAACTCGAGCACGACGGCTGAGGATAGTCGAAACTCAATAGGCATGAACCACTGGAGCGGCCCGATAGCGTTTAGCAACCGTTACACTTCGCCATGGGAGCGAGAGCAGAATGGACACATGCAGGTAAATCCCTCAAATAAAAGATAAGTGACGAACTCCTAGTATACGTTCTCTTCCATCCAGGTAACATCTCAGCTCTCGTCGACCAGCTCGAACAACTCGGCCATGAATGGTTGTATAAAAGACCGATGGGAATTCCCGCGTCATCGTCTGAAAGTGTTCAACATACTGGGCGAAGGTGCCTTCGGTCAGGTGTGGCGCTGCGAAGCTACCGAGATCGATGGCAAGGAGGGCATTACGGTAACGGCCGTCAAAACGCTGAAGGAGAATGCAAGCGAGGCCGAACGAAACGATTTATTGTCGGAGCTACAGGTGCTGAAGTCACTCGAGCCGCACATCAACGTTGTGCGATTGCTCGGATGTTGCACCGAGAAGGATCCGATCTTCGTAATTCTCGAGTACGTCAATATGGGCAAACTGCAGACATTTCTGCGAAATTCGAGAGTTGAGAAGTAAGTGAATGCTAAGTTGTTTGGAATTCACGAGTGGTGTGAacctttcgtaatatttgtttttcagGCACTACGGTAACACCCACGGAAAGTCGAAGATTCTAACATCTGGAGATTTGACATCCTTCATATACCAGGTGGCAAGGGGAATGGATTTTCTAACATCACGAGGAGTAAGTCACAAGCTGTTAAATTACAGAGTACCAGTATCACATAGGGCTTTGAAGAATTTTGGTGAACTAAAAAACATCCCAGCTGGTGTATGCGTACCTGTTTCAAAAAATAATCATGTTGTATGAGTATGAAAGAATTTCGCCGAAGCAACCACTTTTGATTTGGATCTGGCTACCGGCATCGATAATCGAAACCTATTCATTACATCCGTTTCAAAAACACAAATCAGTTGATGCTGATGGCCGTCTTGGACGTGGTTCGTCGTCAACGCGTTCTCTACCCTCAACTTGTAtaaatcaaaaacacttgctcgcgaCTTACATTTATCACCGAAGACCTTTTGCAACATTTCGGCACCAGAAATTTAATTCCGCTCAGAAGATTTAATGGAACTTCTTTGtggaataatttcactcattgtaaaaatcaCCGATAGCACTTTTAAAACTTCCGAGAGACAGACGTGTACTaaaaactaatgaatattttgacgtgacacttgccacagatgttaaaatataaaaaaatatttcgacgaatatggtttccgcgcgaaatataatccaaaaaatggagtaatccgaattttatataaagcactttttaatatgtatatttaagcaCAAAAAaccctacgtacctctgtggagataactatcgagaatattttgtaaaattttttgaatcgattggtcaagatttacttgacttatgtttccggccatCAAAAATGCAGtactttcgcggaaatgccaCCAAGCCGCCATTTCGTTTGTCAgcttttaaaactgatcattgtttttgtacttaaatatacatactaaaaagtgctttatacaaaattcggattactccaattattggatcccaaaatatttctacaaattttttctatagtggtgtaaccccttaatttATCTCAGCATATAGCCGTCGCCTCCATACCATAGAATATACGGCTCCAGATTAGCGCTTTGGTCATATTGATCGCTGTGCGACGTTCTGAAATAATCTCATACATGGATTAGTTGTCTTCTGTGAAGCGGCTCTAtaatatataccaatcgatttaaCTCgacaaaaaaacaattttacacacacacacacacacatatatatatatatatatatatatatatatatatatatatatatatatatatatatatatatatatatatatatatatatatatatgtatattatAGAATAACAATTATTGATGCAGAAGGATGGAAGTATTTTcgaatacaaaacatttttctatttatattgattcatactgcttacagcaatgacTGTTGGTAGAACATCATTTcttacacccatataccattcgaattagtttgtcgagatcagcaaatgcgtgtgacaaataatttcactaaatcgTAGTGCTTTccacataaaatttttgggtactcTCCGGGATCGCAAACCAAATACCGGGAAAAACTGAAGTTAATTTATTTGTtcatcgactctcaaaatctgtgagtcCTATAAACCCagaaaaatttatgtgaaacttttgcactaatcaccatgtatctcctaaatcggaagtcggatctcattaaaaaacaagcagtttttataaaaccttaagaccttttatttaaatgatgGATGAACGGAAtctaaactgatttaatttgattacacatatcatcctgtagttccggaaccagaatttactaaactggtctcaaaactacacaaatcggtagtcattatcagtagtcaACTAAACAAACTGGTTCATGattaccggttccggaagcaccgaaaatgttggtcatatattccaaaatgtatctcactcacttttctcagcgacggtttgaccgatttccacaaacttagattcaaatgaatttaaacctgttttaatccacctagtggtctaatgatgcctttctcatatatgtggTATCCTGAATTATGTGATATCCACATTGAGTATGATTGGGTTAGCGTGTAGCAGTTGGTGAGAGTGCGGAATGACGGTGGCATGCGTTGAGTCAAAGGCCGCGAACGAGTCAAAGGCCTCGAACGAGTGTACAGAATATAAGTGGATATCTGCGGAAAGGAGAATATCTCATTGGCGATCCTGCCATGATAAACTGAACTGGAAAATCTTGAATTCATTTTCATCGTAAGTATGATTAAGACGAATTAAAAATATATTAAGAATAAAACGATAAGAGATGCGTCAGGTTAAGCAAATAGCCGACATGGAGTACATTGCACCGAGTAAAGCTCATGGTCAATGTTGAATagtaaacacaaaaaaaaacagattgttGCGTCGGGTCAAGCCGATGGCCGAAGCACATTGCAACGAGTTAAGCTCATGTTCAATGTTTGGAAATTAATAGAATCAGTTGCGACGGGTTAAGCCCATGGCCAACATGCAGTTCATTGCACCGAGTTAAGCTCATGGTCAATATTGGAAAATTCAAATCACAAAGAATTGAGTTCAGCTtagagttcagaaacatgcgaaacaaaaaaactgcCAACACTGCTTTGTAATACACATGGTTGGTTGAAATGTGAACGAGATAGAGTAGCAGCTGATGTCCTATGGATAACTTTCAGTACCGAAAAACACACATGTTTATTCCGTATACAAAGAAATTAGTA comes from Malaya genurostris strain Urasoe2022 chromosome 3, Malgen_1.1, whole genome shotgun sequence and encodes:
- the LOC131439451 gene encoding tyrosine kinase receptor Cad96Ca yields the protein MTSFADHVNFGNHHWIALLLWLGIILSPVAESQELNTPPVILVDRNWRIRENITVGSMIKQVGAEDSDNDELEFGLDPLGNGQLQPFVIDPRSGYVYLNESLDGKAGQNFFVYVTVTDGLVTSKNEVYVNILSKNATDVYNFRGPQFTPDINSIRRILPPGIHLPGISSIPQAPPPPPPFPPRPTVPLDNNHHSVSSTTKQTKTYPDRSLEFSTEASQPTNNGTITKLSPVSKNEATASASPAPSVPHPTSPRSSGSSISPNRTKPGTDESHQLTSVLPVIISVVAIFLIAGLVAVCMFRKYLCDISKTLKKKNKIDKAKKSNQSNLSSNINSSTTAEDSRNSIGMNHWSGPIAFSNRYTSPWEREQNGHMQVTSQLSSTSSNNSAMNGCIKDRWEFPRHRLKVFNILGEGAFGQVWRCEATEIDGKEGITVTAVKTLKENASEAERNDLLSELQVLKSLEPHINVVRLLGCCTEKDPIFVILEYVNMGKLQTFLRNSRVEKHYGNTHGKSKILTSGDLTSFIYQVARGMDFLTSRGIIHRDLAARNILITEDHTCKVADFGFARDIVTSKVYERKSEGRLPIRWMATESLYDNIFTVKSDIWSFGILMWEIVTLGSTPYPGIAAADVMRKVRDGYRLEKPEHCRRELYNIMFYCWAKDPNERPDFPEVVEMLDRLLQTETDYIELERFPDHNYYNMLNMSGEKL